In a genomic window of Flavobacterium crassostreae:
- the nuoH gene encoding NADH-quinone oxidoreductase subunit NuoH, whose protein sequence is MDSTIIIEKSVIILVVFAITMLMAMYSTLAERKVAAWLQDRIGPNRAGKGGLLQPLADGLKLFSKEEFEPDTPNRFLFFVGPAVAMSTALMASAVIPWGDRLHLFGRDIILQAADIDVALLYVFGVISVGVYGIMIGGWASNNKFSLIGAIRAASQMVSYEVAMGLSIIALLMMTGTLSLREISAQQPGMHWNVFYQPLSFLIFLICAFAETNRTPFDLAECETELIGGYHTEYSSMKMGFYLFAEYANMFISSTILAVLFFGGYNYPGMAWAVENWGINLANVIGIAVLFVKICGFIFFYMWVRWTIPRFRYDQLMHLGWRILIPLSIINIIITGIVILRAEIAVYLGF, encoded by the coding sequence ATGGATAGTACAATTATTATAGAAAAAAGTGTGATTATCTTGGTTGTTTTTGCAATTACAATGCTAATGGCCATGTATTCTACTCTTGCAGAACGTAAAGTTGCTGCTTGGCTACAGGACCGTATAGGGCCTAACAGAGCCGGAAAAGGAGGTCTTTTGCAACCGCTAGCCGATGGTTTAAAATTATTCTCAAAAGAAGAGTTTGAACCCGATACTCCTAATCGGTTTTTGTTTTTTGTAGGGCCTGCAGTAGCCATGAGCACTGCTTTGATGGCTAGTGCGGTGATTCCGTGGGGAGATCGTTTGCACCTATTTGGCAGGGATATTATTTTGCAAGCTGCGGATATTGATGTGGCATTATTATATGTATTTGGGGTTATCTCTGTTGGAGTTTATGGAATTATGATTGGTGGATGGGCTTCTAACAATAAGTTCTCGTTGATTGGTGCCATACGTGCTGCTTCGCAAATGGTATCTTATGAAGTAGCTATGGGATTGTCTATAATTGCTTTGTTGATGATGACCGGTACGCTAAGTTTGAGAGAAATCTCTGCGCAACAACCTGGCATGCACTGGAATGTTTTTTACCAACCGCTTTCGTTTTTGATCTTTTTGATTTGCGCTTTTGCAGAAACCAATAGAACGCCTTTTGATTTGGCGGAGTGCGAAACCGAATTAATTGGAGGTTACCACACGGAATATTCGTCTATGAAAATGGGGTTTTACTTGTTTGCAGAATATGCAAATATGTTTATCTCTTCTACTATTTTGGCGGTATTGTTCTTTGGTGGATACAACTACCCAGGGATGGCTTGGGCGGTAGAAAACTGGGGAATCAATCTTGCTAACGTTATTGGAATTGCGGTTTTATTTGTAAAAATATGTGGCTTTATTTTCTTTTATATGTGGGTAAGATGGACTATTCCGAGGTTTCGATACGATCAATTGATGCATTTGGGATGGCGAATTTTAATTCCGTTGTCTATTATCAATATTATTATTACCGGAATTGTAATTCTTAGAGCAGAAATAGCCGTTTATTTGGGTTTCTAG
- the nuoK gene encoding NADH-quinone oxidoreductase subunit NuoK, whose protein sequence is MNNILNEIGIENYIFLSVILFSIGVFGVLYRRNAIIVFMSIEIMLNAVNLLFVAFSTYHQDAQGQVFVFFSMAVAAAEVAVGLAILVSIFRNLGSIDINNLKNLKG, encoded by the coding sequence ATGAACAATATTTTAAATGAAATAGGCATTGAAAACTACATCTTCTTATCGGTGATACTTTTTAGTATTGGGGTTTTTGGAGTTTTGTACCGACGCAATGCAATTATCGTATTTATGTCTATAGAAATCATGTTGAATGCTGTCAACCTTTTGTTTGTGGCTTTTTCAACTTACCATCAAGATGCACAAGGCCAGGTTTTTGTGTTTTTCTCTATGGCTGTGGCTGCCGCCGAAGTTGCTGTGGGTCTGGCTATTTTGGTTTCTATTTTTAGAAACTTGGGCTCGATTGATATCAATAATTTAAAAAACTTAAAAGGATAA
- a CDS encoding NuoI/complex I 23 kDa subunit family protein: MSIETISLSGRKKVVSNKEMTFWERMYLIAIVKGLLITIKHLFSRKVTIQYPEQVREMSPVYRGQHQLKRDELGRENCTACGLCALSCPAEAITMKAEERKADEKHLYREEKYASIYEINMLRCIFCGLCEEACPKDAIYLTNSKVLVPSSYEREDFIFGKDKLVMPLDVAMKNAQLKNAN, from the coding sequence ATGTCTATAGAAACCATATCCTTATCAGGTAGAAAAAAAGTAGTCTCTAATAAAGAGATGACTTTTTGGGAACGCATGTATCTTATTGCAATTGTCAAGGGATTGCTCATTACGATAAAGCATTTATTTAGTAGAAAAGTAACCATTCAATATCCAGAACAAGTTAGAGAGATGAGCCCGGTTTATAGAGGGCAACATCAATTGAAACGGGATGAATTGGGTCGCGAAAATTGTACTGCTTGTGGTCTTTGTGCATTGTCTTGCCCTGCGGAGGCTATCACCATGAAGGCCGAAGAGCGTAAGGCAGATGAAAAACATCTTTACAGAGAAGAAAAATATGCGTCTATATATGAGATCAATATGTTGCGTTGTATTTTTTGTGGATTGTGTGAAGAGGCTTGCCCGAAGGATGCGATTTATTTGACTAACTCTAAGGTGTTGGTGCCATCTAGTTATGAAAGGGAAGATTTTATTTTTGGAAAAGATAAACTCGTGATGCCATTAGATGTGGCAATGAAAAATGCTCAACTTAAAAACGCGAACTAA
- a CDS encoding NADH-quinone oxidoreductase subunit J family protein: MSATLIIFSVLAAITLATAFLAIFSRNPIHSALYLVISFFSIAGHYLLLNAQFLALVHIIVYSGAIMILFLFTIMLMNLNKENEVHKPRITRLGAIVSFGLIGVVLILVFINSKPIVGEYVVTGEDYQSIKVLGKVLLNEYMVPFEFASILLLVAMIGTVLLSKKEKTEK; the protein is encoded by the coding sequence ATGTCTGCTACACTTATTATATTTTCTGTTTTGGCTGCCATTACTTTGGCAACAGCATTTTTGGCTATTTTTAGTAGAAATCCTATTCATAGCGCTTTGTATCTTGTGATTAGTTTTTTCTCTATTGCAGGGCATTATTTGTTGTTAAATGCACAATTTTTGGCCTTGGTACATATCATCGTATATTCGGGAGCAATTATGATTTTGTTTTTGTTTACCATTATGTTAATGAATTTGAATAAAGAGAATGAGGTTCATAAACCTAGAATTACTCGTTTGGGGGCTATTGTTTCTTTTGGTTTAATTGGGGTGGTTTTAATCTTGGTTTTTATTAATTCAAAACCTATTGTGGGAGAATATGTGGTCACTGGCGAGGATTACCAATCTATTAAAGTGTTGGGTAAGGTGCTATTGAATGAATATATGGTGCCTTTTGAATTTGCGTCTATACTATTATTGGTTGCCATGATTGGTACGGTATTATTGTCTAAAAAAGAAAAAACAGAGAAATAA
- a CDS encoding 2Fe-2S iron-sulfur cluster-binding protein, whose product MKVTIDGQEIEVEAGTTILQAARKIGGESVPPAMCYYSKLEGSGGKCRCCLVEVAKGSDADPRPMPKLMASCVTGCMDGMEINSKSSERVREARQSVTEFLLINHPLDCPVCDQAGECDLQDLSFEHGKSKTRFIEEKRTFEPEDIGPNIQLHMNRCILCQRCVQVADQLTDNRVHGVMDRGDHANISTCISKAIDNEFSGNMIDVCPVGALTDKTFRFKSRVWFNKPYNAHRECTTPGCCGKTTVWMFGDEIQRVTGRKDVYHEVEEFICNKCRFDHKDPADWVIEGPREFDKDSVINQNNYTQKLDTVHIATEEGILKGRAQDRKKISMPDIPLDKEQEEIFKQGNL is encoded by the coding sequence ATGAAAGTAACAATAGACGGTCAAGAAATTGAAGTGGAAGCAGGAACAACCATCTTGCAAGCAGCACGTAAGATTGGCGGAGAATCCGTACCACCAGCAATGTGTTATTACTCAAAACTAGAAGGGAGCGGCGGTAAATGCCGTTGTTGCTTAGTAGAAGTAGCCAAAGGTAGTGATGCCGACCCAAGACCAATGCCAAAGTTAATGGCTTCGTGCGTAACCGGCTGTATGGACGGAATGGAGATAAACAGCAAATCTTCGGAGAGAGTCCGCGAAGCGAGACAATCTGTAACAGAGTTTTTGCTAATCAACCACCCGTTGGACTGCCCTGTTTGTGATCAAGCCGGAGAATGCGATTTGCAGGATTTGAGTTTTGAACACGGTAAATCCAAAACCCGTTTTATTGAAGAAAAAAGAACCTTTGAACCCGAAGATATTGGTCCAAATATTCAATTGCACATGAACCGTTGTATTTTATGTCAAAGATGTGTGCAAGTTGCAGATCAACTGACCGACAACCGTGTACATGGAGTAATGGACAGAGGAGATCATGCAAACATTTCTACTTGCATATCTAAGGCAATTGACAATGAGTTTTCTGGAAACATGATTGATGTATGCCCTGTTGGTGCCTTGACAGACAAAACGTTTCGTTTTAAATCTAGAGTTTGGTTTAACAAACCATACAATGCACACCGAGAATGTACTACTCCAGGGTGTTGTGGTAAAACTACGGTTTGGATGTTTGGTGACGAGATACAACGAGTTACCGGACGTAAGGATGTGTACCATGAGGTAGAAGAATTTATTTGTAACAAATGTCGTTTTGACCATAAAGATCCTGCGGATTGGGTTATTGAAGGACCTAGAGAATTTGATAAAGATTCTGTAATCAATCAAAACAATTACACACAAAAATTAGACACTGTTCATATAGCCACCGAAGAAGGAATTCTAAAAGGGAGAGCGCAAGATCGTAAAAAAATCAGCATGCCAGACATCCCTTTGGACAAAGAGCAAGAAGAAATTTTTAAACAGGGTAATCTTTAA
- the nuoF gene encoding NADH-quinone oxidoreductase subunit NuoF: protein MSKKILLDKINVPGIKTYEVYRKEGGYASVEKAMKAMTPDDVVEEVKKSGLRGRGGAGFPAGLKWSFIDKKSGKPRHLVCNADESEPGTFKDRYLMEFIPHLLIEGMITSSFALGANLSYIYIRGEYMWVYKILERAIAEAKAAGWLGKNILGTGYDLELYVHCGAGAYICGEETALIESLEGKRGNPRIKPPFPAVSGLWANPTVVNNVETIASVPWIVNNSGDEYAAIGIGRSTGTKLISASGHVKNPGVYEIELGLSVYEFMNSDEYLGGMSSDRPLKALVPGGSSVPILPADLIYKTANGEDRLMTYESLSDGGFATGSMLGSGGFIVYNDTSCIVRNTWNFSRFYHHESCGQCTPCREGTGWLEKVLWRIENGQGREEDIDLLWSIQSKIEGNTICPLGDAASWPVAAAIRHFRDEFEYHVRFPEKIKNRNHFVAEPFAQVKHLVTKQTV from the coding sequence ATGTCAAAAAAAATATTATTAGATAAAATAAACGTACCAGGAATTAAAACCTACGAAGTATACCGCAAAGAAGGTGGCTATGCCTCTGTAGAGAAAGCTATGAAAGCAATGACTCCTGACGATGTTGTTGAAGAGGTAAAAAAATCCGGCCTTCGTGGTCGTGGAGGCGCTGGATTTCCAGCTGGATTGAAATGGAGTTTTATTGACAAAAAATCCGGAAAACCAAGGCATCTAGTTTGTAATGCCGATGAATCTGAACCAGGAACTTTTAAAGATCGGTATTTGATGGAATTTATTCCGCATTTATTGATCGAAGGAATGATTACTTCTAGTTTTGCATTGGGTGCAAACCTATCGTATATCTACATTCGTGGAGAATACATGTGGGTATACAAAATTCTAGAAAGAGCCATTGCCGAAGCCAAAGCAGCAGGTTGGTTAGGGAAAAATATATTAGGCACTGGCTATGACTTAGAACTTTATGTTCATTGTGGTGCTGGCGCTTACATCTGTGGTGAAGAAACAGCACTTATTGAATCCTTAGAAGGAAAAAGAGGCAACCCACGTATTAAGCCACCATTTCCGGCAGTTTCTGGTTTGTGGGCTAATCCAACTGTGGTAAATAATGTAGAAACTATTGCTTCGGTGCCATGGATTGTAAATAATTCTGGCGATGAGTATGCCGCAATAGGAATAGGAAGATCTACTGGAACCAAATTAATTTCGGCATCAGGACATGTAAAAAACCCTGGTGTTTATGAAATTGAATTGGGATTATCCGTGTATGAATTCATGAATTCTGACGAATATTTAGGCGGAATGAGCTCCGATAGGCCCTTGAAAGCCTTAGTACCCGGAGGATCATCGGTGCCAATTTTACCAGCCGATTTGATTTACAAAACTGCAAACGGTGAAGATCGTCTAATGACGTATGAATCTTTGAGTGATGGCGGATTTGCAACCGGATCTATGTTGGGTTCAGGAGGTTTTATTGTTTACAATGACACTTCTTGTATCGTAAGAAACACATGGAACTTTTCTCGCTTTTACCACCACGAGAGTTGTGGTCAATGTACCCCTTGTCGGGAAGGAACCGGTTGGTTAGAAAAAGTATTGTGGCGTATTGAAAATGGCCAAGGACGTGAAGAAGACATTGATTTGCTTTGGAGTATCCAGAGTAAAATTGAAGGAAACACCATTTGCCCACTTGGAGATGCGGCTTCATGGCCAGTAGCAGCTGCTATTCGTCATTTTAGAGACGAATTTGAATACCATGTTCGTTTTCCAGAAAAAATAAAAAACAGAAACCATTTTGTTGCAGAACCATTTGCTCAAGTAAAGCATTTAGTAACCAAACAAACAGTTTAA